Genomic segment of Pirellulales bacterium:
CTGCATGGCAGCCTGATCGCGCTCGGCCTTCACCCGCGAAAGATTCGCCAACTGCGTGTGCTCGATCGCCTCGTCGATCTCGAGCGTCGGCACCGTCGTGTGATCTCCCTCGGTGAAGGCATTCACGCCGACGATCAACTTGCGCCTGGCGTCTACTTCGCGCTGGTACAGGAACGCGCTATCGGCGATCCGGCGGCGGAAATAGCCATTTTCGATCGACGAGATCATGCCCCCCTGGCGCTCGATCTCGCGGAAGATCTGCTCGGCCTCTTCCTCGATGGCGTCCGTCAGGCTCTCGACGGCGTGGCTGCCCCCGAGCGGATCGGCCGAGTTCACGACGCCCGTCTCGAAGGCGAGCACCTGCTGCGTCCGCAGGGCGATCGTCACGGCTTCCTCGGTCGGCAGCGACAAGGTTTCGTCGCGGCTGTTCGTGTGCAACGACTGGCAGCCCCCCAACACCGCGGCGAGCGCCTGGTAGGCCACGCGGATTACGTTGACCTCGGGCTGCTGCGCCTGCAGACTCACGCCGGATGTTTGCGCGTGGAAACGCAACATCCAACTGCGTGGGCTCGCCGCGCCATAGCGTTCGCGCAGGTGCCGCGCCCAGATGCGCCGCGAGGCGCGGAACTTGGCGATCTCCTCCAGGAAGTCGCTGTGCGCGTTGAAGAAGAAACTCAGACGCGGGGCGAAGTCATCCACCGCCAGCCCGCGTGCGATCCCTTGTTCGACGTAGTGGAATCCGTCGGCCAGCGTGAAGCCCAACTCCTCGGCGGCCGTGGCCCCCGCTTCGCGGATGTGATAGCCGCTGATCGACACCGGGTTGAACTGCGGCACGTGGCGGGTGCAGAACTCGATCGTATCGGTCACCAGTTTTACGCTCGGCGCCGGCGGAAAGACGTATTCGTTCTGCGCGTGATACTCTTTCAGA
This window contains:
- a CDS encoding methylmalonyl-CoA mutase; its protein translation is MATDSKTSAREAWEAALAKAQERDTSLTTISGREIEPLYAPAETSDEYESQLGYPGQYPFTRGVHANMYRGRLWTMRQFAGFGTPAETNQRFKFLLERGQTGLSTAFDLPTLMGLDSDHATSRGEVGRLGVAVDTIDDFERLFQGIDLGGVSVSMTINAPAAIILAFFLVVAERQGVSWDRIRGTLQNDILKEYHAQNEYVFPPAPSVKLVTDTIEFCTRHVPQFNPVSISGYHIREAGATAAEELGFTLADGFHYVEQGIARGLAVDDFAPRLSFFFNAHSDFLEEIAKFRASRRIWARHLRERYGAASPRSWMLRFHAQTSGVSLQAQQPEVNVIRVAYQALAAVLGGCQSLHTNSRDETLSLPTEEAVTIALRTQQVLAFETGVVNSADPLGGSHAVESLTDAIEEEAEQIFREIERQGGMISSIENGYFRRRIADSAFLYQREVDARRKLIVGVNAFTEGDHTTVPTLEIDEAIEHTQLANLSRVKAERDQAAMQQALDEVRRAAGAKENLMPALLDAARARVSVGETMAALAEVLGRYNPAVSSS